In Asticcacaulis sp. SL142, the sequence CTGTTAGCATCGTCACCTTCGCGACCGCCGTCAGCTATCTGGAACTCAATCAGGTGGCCTTCGCGGGCTATATTGTTGCCGTGGTGGCTATGATGGAGGCCCCGGCGATTGTGTCTGGGCTGATGCTGGCACGCGGTAAGGGGGCGCAAAAGCGGTTCGGTCACCTTCTGGCAGAGACCGCCACTAACGGCGCGGTCTTGCTACTCATTGGTTCACTGCTCATTGGTGCGGCCCTCGGATCAAGCAGGTTAACCGGCGTAAGTGCCCTGTTCATTGACCCGTTCCAGGGCGTTCTTTGCCTGTTCCTGCTCGACATGGGGCTGACCGTTAGCCGAAACCTCGTGCACGTCCGGCAGTTCTCGTTAGGCTTGTTGGCTTTCGGGCTATATATGCCCCTGATCGGTGCCGTTTTGGGTTTAATCGCCAGCCGAATAATTGGTCTGGACGATGGAACGGCCTTCTTGTTTACGGTCCTGTGCGCCTCGGCGTCTTACATCGCCGTTCCGGCCGCGATGCGCGTCGCCTTGCCCCAGGCACAGCAAGCGATCTACGTACCCATGAGCCTTGCCATAACCTTTCCGTTCAATATCCTGATAGGTATTCCTACATACTTTTACCTAACCCATCTATGACACCTTAATATGGAGCCCCTAAGGCTTGCCTCGGAAATTGTGATGGAGGCATACCGCCACGGAAAGCGTGCCATCTTACGCCGCTCCAGTTGTCCGGCTAACGGCTTGCCAACCAGCTACGCACCGCGGTGCCGGACCTACAACGCTACCTGAGTTTGGCGTTATGCCGCCTGATCGGGATCTGGCTCATAAGCACAGTGTTAAAAAAGTTAATGGCCGTTCCAGATGAGCGGAGCTTTGTTGCGCAGGCGATAACTCCCGGACGAAGTGCGACAGATTTCCCACAGGTTGGTGTCTAAAACCTATGTGATTTCCCTCGGGGCTCAATCGCTTAATCAGTCTCGATCGCCCGATAACACTAGCTTAAGTTCACCGGAAGTGACTGCCCCTGGGCAAAAAAGCTGATTAATTATAATATTATTGAACAACGGCTTGATTTTCACCGACTCCAGTATATCGTATAATTTATATAGCCCGAATTTAAAGCAGGGCTCACGACAAGGGAAACACATGAGACATTTTATCCGCAGCAGCCTGCTCGCTGGCGTTGCCTTTCTGGGACAATGCGCCCTGCCTTCAGCCTCATATGCCCAAGCGGCGCCAGCTATTGCTGCCGCGGACAAGGAGGCTCGTAACGGCGTCCTTAAACCCCAGACTGTCCTTGATAGGATGAGGTTCCTCGATAATCAGGACTGGGATTGGTACACGGCTAATGTGCCGATGTTAGAAACACCGGATAAAGAGATCGACGCCACCTACTATTATCGCTTCGACATGATGACGAAGCACTTCGTCTACGGGTCGCCGGAACACGGCTATTCGGTCACAGAGTTCATCGACCGCCCATGGTGGTCGGGCACCTACGGCGCAATTGTAGCCCCGGTGGGGTTGCAGTTCTCAGACATGCGCTGGTTGAAGGATCAGCGCGTCACCCGTGATTATGCCCGCTACTGGTTTCATACACCGGGCGCTCAACCACGAAATTATAGCAACTGGTTTGGTGCAAGCATGTGGGGTCTCTATGAGACCTGGGGTGACAAGTCGTTCGTCTTGAGCTTGCTTCCTGACATGGTGGAGCAATATAGCGGTTGGGAGCGGGACCGTTACAATGCCGATTTCAAGATGTTCTATCAAACTGGACATCAAGATGGCATGGAAACCAATATTAACTCGCGACAAGTCAAAGACTGGTTTTCAGGGGCACCTGGTTTCCGCCCCACACTGAACAGCTATCTGTATGCGGACGCTGTGGCGATCTCAAATACGGCCGCTTTGGCGGGTGATGCTGACACGGCCAAGCTCTATTCGGCCAAAGCCGCCGATCTGCGGGCTCAAGTCCAAAATCGTTTGTGGGATCCCAAGCGTCAGCATTTCTTCCATATGTTCTCTCAAGACGAGCAGGACGGAATAAAGGCTGGAACGCTTACTTACGAGACGGGTAAGTATGCGGGTAACACGCACGGTCGTGAACTCCTCGGCTTTGTGCCTTGGCAATTCAATCTGCCCGACCCGAAGGCGAAGGTCGACTATGCGGCGGCATGGAAGACGATTATGGACCCGAACGGGTTTTTCGCGCCGTATGGACCGACCACGGTCGAGCGGAACGACCCCCAGTTCAAGATAACGCCTCGTTGCTGCGTCTGGAGCGGCGATTCATGGCCTTACGCCACAGCGCAAACTCTTGAAGCGATGGCCAACCTGCTTAACAACTATGAGCAGGTCTATGTCACTAAGGCCGACTATGTGAAGCTTTTAAAGGTCTATACCCTCACACAGCGCCACGAGGGTAAGCCTTACATCGCGGAAGCGGCTAATCCGGACACCGGTGCCTGGCAAATTGTGGATGGCCATAGCGAGCATTATTTCCACTCGTCCTACATCGACCTTGTCATTACCGGACTGGCGGGCTTGCGCCCGCGTGCCGACGACGTGCTGGAGGTCAATCCGCTGTTTCCGGCAGAGTGGGCCTATTTTGCATTGGATGACATTTCCTATCACGGTCATAACGTCTCGATCCTGTGGGACCAGGACGGCACGCGCTACAACAAGGGCAAGGGCCTGACCCTCATCGTCGATGGCAAGATCGCCGGCAACGCCCCTACCCTGCAGAAGCTTGAGGTCGCCATACCGGCGCCTGTACCTGCGCTGCCGACTGACGCTGCGATTAATTTCGCCGTTAATAATGAAGGCAGCTATTTCCCCAATTTTACCGCATCCTTCAGTGATCCCAAGACGGCGTTGCAGCGGCTCAATGACGGGGTCGCCTGGTATCTCAACGCCCCGCCCAACCGTTGGACCACGGAGGGTTCACCGAATAAGTCTGACACCTTGGTGATGAACTTTGGGGCGGTTCGACCTGTCTCATCGCTCAAACTTTATTTCCTGGATGATGGCGACACGTTGCGCCCACCTAAAGACTATGAGGTTGAGTACTGGAAAGACGGCGCGTGGCTTAAAGTGCCCGCAAGCACCAAATATCCTAAACAACCCGAAGGTCGTCGACCGAATATTGTCACCTTTGCGGATCCCGTTTCGGCTGAAAAATTCCGCTTCACCTTTATTCATAGCCCGGGCAGCTTCACCGGATTGTCGGAAGTTGAGGCGTGGGGTCATGCCACTCTCCCCTTGTCTGTACCTACGGCTGAAATCGATGATCTGGCTTACAATCCAGGACATCAGGAATACCCCAAGGCAAGTGCGTCCTATACGTCCAACTTTGACAAGATCGAAGAGGTCAATGACGGCAAGGTTTTCTTCTCATCCAACTCCAGAAACCGCTGGACAGCCTTTGAATCCCCCAATGAGACGGATTGGATTCAGATCGATTTTGGCGCGAAAAAGACGGTTGGACGTGTCGATCTTTATTTGTTTGGCGATGGCGCAGGTATTCGCTCCCCCCTTGGTTATTCATTGATCTTTTGGAATGGCACGGACTGGAAGCCGATGGAGATCGTGTCAATGACACCAAATCAGCCGACACAGGGGACAGTTAATAGCGTTCAAGTGAAACCGGTGAAAGCCAGCAAGGTCGGCGTCATCTTCAAACATGATTCACCGGGTCGTACCGGTCTTACCGAGCTTATGGTATTTGAGAAATAAGGTCATAGGCTCGCTTAGTCATCGTATTTAATCTCCTTTTTTAAAGAAGACGAATTATGTCGCCCTTAAACTATGCCGTACTGACGGCCAGCCTGGCCTTGTGCGCAGGCAATGCTATCGCCCAGCAAGCTCCGCTCAATGCGCCGGCATCCATTGCCATACATCGAGACTATAACACCCTGATTTCCGACGGCAGCCGGTATTCTGCTGACCCGGCGCCACTGGTGGTTGGTGACACGTTCTACATACTGTCCGGACGTGACGAGGCACCAGTGGACGCTGGCGGCTTTAAAATGCTGAACTGGCAAATCTTCGAAGCCAGTAATCCCGCTTCAAGGGAGTGGAAGCTTTATCCCGATATATTGCGCCCTGAGAAAGTCTTTGCATGGGCACAGGAGGACGGGGCGTGGGCCTCCCAAATCATTCAAGGTAGGGATAAGCGCTTTTATCTTTATTCGCCAGTCAGGGCCAAAAGCTGCGATACAGATGACTGTTTTGGCATCGGGGTTGCCGTTGCCGACAGCCCGTTAGGGCCCTATACCGACCTTCACCCGGAAGGCCCCATTCTCTCTCAGTCTACGCCGGTCAGAAACACAATTCATAATATAGATCCGACCGTTTTGATTGATGACGATGGCCGCGTCTATATCTATTGGGGCACGTTCGGACAGCTTAAAGGCATTGAACTGGAGGCGGACATGAAGACGCCAAAGGGTACGCCGATTGATGTAACCACACTGACTGGTTTCTTTGAGGCGCCATGGATTCTTAAGCGAAACGGCGTCTATTATATGGCCTATGCCGCCAATAATGCCAGCCCGACCTCATCGTGCA encodes:
- a CDS encoding sodium-dependent bicarbonate transport family permease, giving the protein MSFSLVQGMVSAPVLFFGLGIFAGLVRSNLSVPRSISQFLSIFLMMAIGLKGGMALRAEGVPTLEFAATLVIGILFGLIQPVIGYALLKFTTSLDRATAAATAAHYGSVSIVTFATAVSYLELNQVAFAGYIVAVVAMMEAPAIVSGLMLARGKGAQKRFGHLLAETATNGAVLLLIGSLLIGAALGSSRLTGVSALFIDPFQGVLCLFLLDMGLTVSRNLVHVRQFSLGLLAFGLYMPLIGAVLGLIASRIIGLDDGTAFLFTVLCASASYIAVPAAMRVALPQAQQAIYVPMSLAITFPFNILIGIPTYFYLTHL
- a CDS encoding MGH1-like glycoside hydrolase domain-containing protein; the protein is MRHFIRSSLLAGVAFLGQCALPSASYAQAAPAIAAADKEARNGVLKPQTVLDRMRFLDNQDWDWYTANVPMLETPDKEIDATYYYRFDMMTKHFVYGSPEHGYSVTEFIDRPWWSGTYGAIVAPVGLQFSDMRWLKDQRVTRDYARYWFHTPGAQPRNYSNWFGASMWGLYETWGDKSFVLSLLPDMVEQYSGWERDRYNADFKMFYQTGHQDGMETNINSRQVKDWFSGAPGFRPTLNSYLYADAVAISNTAALAGDADTAKLYSAKAADLRAQVQNRLWDPKRQHFFHMFSQDEQDGIKAGTLTYETGKYAGNTHGRELLGFVPWQFNLPDPKAKVDYAAAWKTIMDPNGFFAPYGPTTVERNDPQFKITPRCCVWSGDSWPYATAQTLEAMANLLNNYEQVYVTKADYVKLLKVYTLTQRHEGKPYIAEAANPDTGAWQIVDGHSEHYFHSSYIDLVITGLAGLRPRADDVLEVNPLFPAEWAYFALDDISYHGHNVSILWDQDGTRYNKGKGLTLIVDGKIAGNAPTLQKLEVAIPAPVPALPTDAAINFAVNNEGSYFPNFTASFSDPKTALQRLNDGVAWYLNAPPNRWTTEGSPNKSDTLVMNFGAVRPVSSLKLYFLDDGDTLRPPKDYEVEYWKDGAWLKVPASTKYPKQPEGRRPNIVTFADPVSAEKFRFTFIHSPGSFTGLSEVEAWGHATLPLSVPTAEIDDLAYNPGHQEYPKASASYTSNFDKIEEVNDGKVFFSSNSRNRWTAFESPNETDWIQIDFGAKKTVGRVDLYLFGDGAGIRSPLGYSLIFWNGTDWKPMEIVSMTPNQPTQGTVNSVQVKPVKASKVGVIFKHDSPGRTGLTELMVFEK